In a genomic window of Oncorhynchus keta strain PuntledgeMale-10-30-2019 chromosome 28, Oket_V2, whole genome shotgun sequence:
- the LOC127912941 gene encoding uncharacterized protein LOC127912941 isoform X9, translated as MQWLYSLSSTGSQVLLWCSGYTAFPLQGDRFCCGAVVKQPFLYRETGSAVVQWLHSLSSTGSQVLLWCSGCTAFPLQGDRFCCGAVVAQPFLYREPGSAVVQWLHSLSSTGSQVLLWCSGYTAFPLQGARFCCGAVVTQPFLYREPGSAVVQWLHSLSSTGSQVLLWCSGYTAFPLQGARFCCGAVVTQPFLYREPGSAVVAQPFLYREPGSAVVQWLHSLSSTGSQVLLWLHSLSSTGSQVLLWCSGYTAFPLQGARFCCGAVVTQPFLYREPGSAVVQWLHSLSSTGSQVFLCLPFSMARLCSLSLYFVKVILRF; from the exons atGCAGTGGTtgtacagcctttcctctacagggagccaggttctgctgtggtgcagtggttacacagcctttcctctacagggagacaggttctgctgtggtgcagtggttaaacagcctttcctctacagggagacaggttctgctgtggtgcagtggttgcacagcctttcctctacagggagccaggttctgctgtggtgcagtggttgcacagcctttcctctacagggagacag gttctgctgtggtgcagtggttgcacagcctttcctctacagggagccaggttctgctgtggtgcagtggttacacagcctttcctctacagggagccaggttctgctgtggtgcagtggttacacagcctttcctctacagggagccaggttctgctgtggtgcagtggttacacagcctttcctctacagggagccag gttctgctgtggtgcagtggttacacagcctttcctctacagggagccaggttctgctgtggtgcagtggttacacagcctttcctctacagggagccaggttctgctgtggtgcagtggttacacagcctttcctctacagggagccaggttctgctgtggttgcacagcctttcctctacagggagccaggttctgctgtggtgcagtggttacacagcctttcctctacagggagccaggttctgctgtggttgcacagcctttcctctacagggagccaggttctgctgtggtgcagtggttacacagcctttcctctacagggggccaggttctgctgtggtgcagtggttacacagcctttcctctacagggagccaggttctgctgtggtgcagtggttgcacagcctttcctctacagggagccaggttttcctgtgtctacccttctcaatggcaaggctgtgctcccTGAGCCTGTATTTTGTCAAGGTtattctaaggttttga
- the LOC127912941 gene encoding uncharacterized protein LOC127912941 isoform X3, whose protein sequence is MQWLYSLSSTGSQVLLWCSGYTAFPLQGDRFCCGAVVKQPFLYRETGSAVVQWLHSLSSTGSQVLLWCSGCTAFPLQGDRFCCDAVVTQPFLYREPGSAVMQWLYSLSSTGSQVLLWCSGYTAFPLQGDRFCCGAVVTQPFLYREPGSAVVQWLHSLSSTGSQVLLWCSGYTAFPLQGARFCCGAVVTQPFLYREPGSAVVQWLHSLSSTGSQVLLWCSGYTAFPLQGARFCCGAVVTQPFLYREPGSAVVQWLHSLSSTGSQVLLWLHSLSSTGSQVLLWCSGYTAFPLQGARFCCGCTAFPLQGARFCCGAVVTQPFLYRGPGSAVVQWLHSLSSTGSQVLLWCSGCTAFPLQGARFSCVYPSQWQGCAP, encoded by the exons atGCAGTGGTtgtacagcctttcctctacagggagccaggttctgctgtggtgcagtggttacacagcctttcctctacagggagacaggttctgctgtggtgcagtggttaaacagcctttcctctacagggagacaggttctgctgtggtgcagtggttgcacagcctttcctctacagggagccaggttctgctgtggtgcagtggttgcacagcctttcctctacagggagacaggttctgctgtgatgcagtggttacacagcctttcctctacagggagccaggttctgctgtgatGCAGTGGTtgtacagcctttcctctacagggagccaggttctgctgtggtgcagtggttacacagcctttcctctacagggagacaggttctgctgtggtgcagtggttacacagcctttcctctacagggagccaggttctgctgtggtgcagtggttgcacagcctttcctctacagggagccaggttctgctgtggtgcagtggttacacagcctttcctctacagggagccaggttctgctgtggtgcagtggttacacagcctttcctctacagggagccaggttctgctgtggtgcagtggttacacagcctttcctctacagggagccag gttctgctgtggtgcagtggttacacagcctttcctctacagggagccaggttctgctgtggtgcagtggttacacagcctttcctctacagggagccaggttctgctgtggtgcagtggttacacagcctttcctctacagggagccaggttctgctgtggttgcacagcctttcctctacagggagccaggttctgctgtggtgcagtggttacacagcctttcctctacagggagccaggttctgctgtggttgcacagcctttcctctacagggagccaggttctgctgtggtgcagtggttacacagcctttcctctacagggggccaggttctgctgtggtgcagtggttacacagcctttcctctacagggagccaggttctgctgtggtgcagtggttgcacagcctttcctctacagggagccaggttttcctgtgtctacccttctcaatggcaaggctgtgctcccTGA
- the LOC127912941 gene encoding uncharacterized protein LOC127912941 isoform X11: MQWLYSLSSTGSQVLLWCSGYTAFPLQGDRFCCGAVVKQPFLYRETGSAVVQWLHSLSSTGSQVLLWCSGCTAFPLQGDRFCCDAVVTQPFLYREPGSAVMQWLYSLSSTGSQVLLWCSGYTAFPLQGDRFCCGAVVTQPFLYREPGSAVVQWLHSLSSTGSQVLLWCSGYTAFPLQGARFCCGAVVTQPFLYREPGSAVVQWLHSLSSTGSQVLLWCSGYTAFPLQGARFCCGCTAFPLQGARFCCGAVVTQPFLYRGPGSAVVQWLHSLSSTGSQVLLWCSGCTAFPLQGARFSCVYPSQWQGCAP, from the exons atGCAGTGGTtgtacagcctttcctctacagggagccaggttctgctgtggtgcagtggttacacagcctttcctctacagggagacaggttctgctgtggtgcagtggttaaacagcctttcctctacagggagacaggttctgctgtggtgcagtggttgcacagcctttcctctacagggagccaggttctgctgtggtgcagtggttgcacagcctttcctctacagggagacaggttctgctgtgatgcagtggttacacagcctttcctctacagggagccaggttctgctgtgatGCAGTGGTtgtacagcctttcctctacagggagccaggttctgctgtggtgcagtggttacacagcctttcctctacagggagacaggttctgctgtggtgcagtggttacacagcctttcctctacagggagccaggttctgctgtggtgcagtggttgcacagcctttcctctacagggagccaggttctgctgtggtgcagtggttacacagcctttcctctacagggagccaggttctgctgtggtgcagtggttacacagcctttcctctacagggagccaggttctgctgtggtgcagtggttacacagcctttcctctacagggagccag gttctgctgtggtgcagtggttacacagcctttcctctacagggagccaggttctgctgtggttgcacagcctttcctctacagggagccaggttctgctgtggtgcagtggttacacagcctttcctctacagggggccaggttctgctgtggtgcagtggttacacagcctttcctctacagggagccaggttctgctgtggtgcagtggttgcacagcctttcctctacagggagccaggttttcctgtgtctacccttctcaatggcaaggctgtgctcccTGA
- the LOC127912941 gene encoding uncharacterized protein LOC127912941 isoform X8 encodes MQWLYSLSSTGSQVLLWCSGYTAFPLQGDRFCCGAVVKQPFLYRETGSAVVQWLHSLSSTGSQVLLWCSGCTAFPLQGDRFCCGAVVAQPFLYREPGSAVVQWLHSLSSTGSQVLLWCSGYTAFPLQGARFCCGAVVTQPFLYREPGSAVVQWLHSLSSTGSQVLLWCSGYTAFPLQGARFCCGCTAFPLQGARFCCGAVVTQPFLYREPGSAVVAQPFLYREPGSAVVQWLHSLSSTGGQVLLWCSGYTAFPLQGARFCCGAVVAQPFLYREPGFPVSTLLNGKAVLPEPVFCQGYSKVLISNHGQIFSHGVLSYLCFTISNVVLF; translated from the exons atGCAGTGGTtgtacagcctttcctctacagggagccaggttctgctgtggtgcagtggttacacagcctttcctctacagggagacaggttctgctgtggtgcagtggttaaacagcctttcctctacagggagacaggttctgctgtggtgcagtggttgcacagcctttcctctacagggagccaggttctgctgtggtgcagtggttgcacagcctttcctctacagggagacag gttctgctgtggtgcagtggttgcacagcctttcctctacagggagccaggttctgctgtggtgcagtggttacacagcctttcctctacagggagccaggttctgctgtggtgcagtggttacacagcctttcctctacagggagccag gttctgctgtggtgcagtggttacacagcctttcctctacagggagccaggttctgctgtggtgcagtggttacacagcctttcctctacagggagccaggttctgctgtggtgcagtggttacacagcctttcctctacagggagccaggttctgctgtggttgcacagcctttcctctacagggagccaggttctgctgtggtgcagtggttacacagcctttcctctacagggagccaggttctgctgtggttgcacagcctttcctctacagggagccaggttctgctgtggtgcagtggttacacagcctttcctctacagggggccaggttctgctgtggtgcagtggttacacagcctttcctctacagggagccaggttctgctgtggtgcagtggttgcacagcctttcctctacagggagccaggttttcctgtgtctacccttctcaatggcaaggctgtgctcccTGAGCCTGTATTTTGTCAAGGTtattctaaggttttgatcagtaaccatggccAAATATTTAGCCACGGTGTACTGTCGTACTTGTGTTTCACAATAAGTAATGTAgtgttgttttga
- the LOC127912941 gene encoding uncharacterized protein LOC127912941 isoform X10, translating to MQWLYSLSSTGSQVLLWCSGYTAFPLQGDRFCCGAVVKQPFLYRETGSAVVQWLHSLSSTGSQVLLWCSGCTAFPLQGDRFCCGAVVAQPFLYREPGSAVVQWLHSLSSTGSQVLLWCSGYTAFPLQGARFCCGAVVTQPFLYREPGSAVVQWLHSLSSTGSQVLLWCSGYTAFPLQGARFCCGAVVTQPFLYREPGSAVVAQPFLYREPGSAVVQWLHSLSSTGGQVLLWCSGYTAFPLQGARFCCGAVVAQPFLYREPGFPVSTLLNGKAVLPEPVFCQGYSKVLISNHGQIFSHGVLSYLCFTISNVVLF from the exons atGCAGTGGTtgtacagcctttcctctacagggagccaggttctgctgtggtgcagtggttacacagcctttcctctacagggagacaggttctgctgtggtgcagtggttaaacagcctttcctctacagggagacaggttctgctgtggtgcagtggttgcacagcctttcctctacagggagccaggttctgctgtggtgcagtggttgcacagcctttcctctacagggagacag gttctgctgtggtgcagtggttgcacagcctttcctctacagggagccaggttctgctgtggtgcagtggttacacagcctttcctctacagggagccaggttctgctgtggtgcagtggttacacagcctttcctctacagggagccag gttctgctgtggtgcagtggttacacagcctttcctctacagggagccaggttctgctgtggtgcagtggttacacagcctttcctctacagggagccaggttctgctgtggtgcagtggttacacagcctttcctctacagggagccag gttctgctgtggtgcagtggttacacagcctttcctctacagggagccaggttctgctgtggttgcacagcctttcctctacagggagccaggttctgctgtggtgcagtggttacacagcctttcctctacagggggccaggttctgctgtggtgcagtggttacacagcctttcctctacagggagccaggttctgctgtggtgcagtggttgcacagcctttcctctacagggagccaggttttcctgtgtctacccttctcaatggcaaggctgtgctcccTGAGCCTGTATTTTGTCAAGGTtattctaaggttttgatcagtaaccatggccAAATATTTAGCCACGGTGTACTGTCGTACTTGTGTTTCACAATAAGTAATGTAgtgttgttttga
- the LOC127912941 gene encoding uncharacterized protein LOC127912941 isoform X1, whose amino-acid sequence MQWLYSLSSTGSQVLLWCSGYTAFPLQGDRFCCGAVVKQPFLYRETGSAVVQWLHSLSSTGSQVLLWCSGCTAFPLQGDRFCCDAVVTQPFLYREPGSAVMQWLYSLSSTGSQVLLWCSGYTAFPLQGDRFCCGAVVTQPFLYREPGSAVVQWLHSLSSTGSQVLLWCSGYTAFPLQGARFCCGAVVTQPFLYREPGSAVVQWLHSLSSTGSQVLLWLHSLSSTGSQVLLWCSGYTAFPLQGARFCCGAVVTQPFLYREPGSAVVQWLHSLSSTGSQVLLWLHSLSSTGSQVLLWCSGYTAFPLQGARFCCGCTAFPLQGARFCCGAVVTQPFLYRGPGSAVVQWLHSLSSTGSQVLLWCSGCTAFPLQGARFSCVYPSQWQGCAP is encoded by the exons atGCAGTGGTtgtacagcctttcctctacagggagccaggttctgctgtggtgcagtggttacacagcctttcctctacagggagacaggttctgctgtggtgcagtggttaaacagcctttcctctacagggagacaggttctgctgtggtgcagtggttgcacagcctttcctctacagggagccaggttctgctgtggtgcagtggttgcacagcctttcctctacagggagacaggttctgctgtgatgcagtggttacacagcctttcctctacagggagccaggttctgctgtgatGCAGTGGTtgtacagcctttcctctacagggagccaggttctgctgtggtgcagtggttacacagcctttcctctacagggagacaggttctgctgtggtgcagtggttacacagcctttcctctacagggagccaggttctgctgtggtgcagtggttgcacagcctttcctctacagggagccaggttctgctgtggtgcagtggttacacagcctttcctctacagggagccaggttctgctgtggtgcagtggttacacagcctttcctctacagggagccaggttctgctgtggtgcagtggttacacagcctttcctctacagggagccaggttctgctgtggttgcacagcctttcctctacagggagccag gttctgctgtggtgcagtggttacacagcctttcctctacagggagccaggttctgctgtggtgcagtggttacacagcctttcctctacagggagccaggttctgctgtggtgcagtggttacacagcctttcctctacagggagccaggttctgctgtggttgcacagcctttcctctacagggagccaggttctgctgtggtgcagtggttacacagcctttcctctacagggagccaggttctgctgtggttgcacagcctttcctctacagggagccaggttctgctgtggtgcagtggttacacagcctttcctctacagggggccaggttctgctgtggtgcagtggttacacagcctttcctctacagggagccaggttctgctgtggtgcagtggttgcacagcctttcctctacagggagccaggttttcctgtgtctacccttctcaatggcaaggctgtgctcccTGA
- the LOC127912941 gene encoding uncharacterized protein LOC127912941 isoform X6: MQWLYSLSSTGSQVLLWCSGYTAFPLQGDRFCCGAVVKQPFLYRETGSAVVQWLHSLSSTGSQVLLWCSGCTAFPLQGDRFCCDAVVTQPFLYREPGSAVMQWLYSLSSTGSQVLLWCSGYTAFPLQGDRFCCGAVVTQPFLYREPGSAVVQWLHSLSSTGSQVLLWCSGYTAFPLQGARFCCGAVVTQPFLYREPGSAVVQWLHSLSSTGSQVLLWLHSLSSTGSQVLLWCSGYTAFPLQGARFCCGAVVTQPFLYREPGSAVVQWLHSLSSTGSQVLLWLHSLSSTGSQVLLWCSGYTAFPLQGARFCCGAVVTQPFLYREPGSAVVQWLHSLSSTGSQVFLCLPFSMARLCSLSLYFVKVILRF, encoded by the exons atGCAGTGGTtgtacagcctttcctctacagggagccaggttctgctgtggtgcagtggttacacagcctttcctctacagggagacaggttctgctgtggtgcagtggttaaacagcctttcctctacagggagacaggttctgctgtggtgcagtggttgcacagcctttcctctacagggagccaggttctgctgtggtgcagtggttgcacagcctttcctctacagggagacaggttctgctgtgatgcagtggttacacagcctttcctctacagggagccaggttctgctgtgatGCAGTGGTtgtacagcctttcctctacagggagccaggttctgctgtggtgcagtggttacacagcctttcctctacagggagacaggttctgctgtggtgcagtggttacacagcctttcctctacagggagccaggttctgctgtggtgcagtggttgcacagcctttcctctacagggagccaggttctgctgtggtgcagtggttacacagcctttcctctacagggagccaggttctgctgtggtgcagtggttacacagcctttcctctacagggagccaggttctgctgtggtgcagtggttacacagcctttcctctacagggagccaggttctgctgtggttgcacagcctttcctctacagggagccag gttctgctgtggtgcagtggttacacagcctttcctctacagggagccaggttctgctgtggtgcagtggttacacagcctttcctctacagggagccag gttctgctgtggtgcagtggttacacagcctttcctctacagggagccaggttctgctgtggttgcacagcctttcctctacagggagccaggttctgctgtggtgcagtggttacacagcctttcctctacagggggccaggttctgctgtggtgcagtggttacacagcctttcctctacagggagccaggttctgctgtggtgcagtggttgcacagcctttcctctacagggagccaggttttcctgtgtctacccttctcaatggcaaggctgtgctcccTGAGCCTGTATTTTGTCAAGGTtattctaaggttttga
- the LOC127912941 gene encoding uncharacterized protein LOC127912941 isoform X4 translates to MQWLYSLSSTGSQVLLWCSGYTAFPLQGDRFCCGAVVKQPFLYRETGSAVVQWLHSLSSTGSQVLLWCSGCTAFPLQGDRFCCDAVVTQPFLYREPGSAVMQWLYSLSSTGSQVLLWCSGYTAFPLQGDRFCCGAVVTQPFLYREPGSAVVQWLHSLSSTGSQVLLWCSGYTAFPLQGARFCCGAVVTQPFLYREPGSAVVQWLHSLSSTGSQVLLWLHSLSSTGSQVLLWCSGYTAFPLQGARFCCGAVVTQPFLYREPGSAVVQWLHSLSSTGSQVLLWCSGYTAFPLQGARFCCGCTAFPLQGARFCCGAVVTQPFLYRGPGSAVVQWLHSLSSTGSQVLLWCSGCTAFPLQGARFSCVYPSQWQGCAP, encoded by the exons atGCAGTGGTtgtacagcctttcctctacagggagccaggttctgctgtggtgcagtggttacacagcctttcctctacagggagacaggttctgctgtggtgcagtggttaaacagcctttcctctacagggagacaggttctgctgtggtgcagtggttgcacagcctttcctctacagggagccaggttctgctgtggtgcagtggttgcacagcctttcctctacagggagacaggttctgctgtgatgcagtggttacacagcctttcctctacagggagccaggttctgctgtgatGCAGTGGTtgtacagcctttcctctacagggagccaggttctgctgtggtgcagtggttacacagcctttcctctacagggagacaggttctgctgtggtgcagtggttacacagcctttcctctacagggagccaggttctgctgtggtgcagtggttgcacagcctttcctctacagggagccaggttctgctgtggtgcagtggttacacagcctttcctctacagggagccaggttctgctgtggtgcagtggttacacagcctttcctctacagggagccaggttctgctgtggtgcagtggttacacagcctttcctctacagggagccaggttctgctgtggttgcacagcctttcctctacagggagccag gttctgctgtggtgcagtggttacacagcctttcctctacagggagccaggttctgctgtggtgcagtggttacacagcctttcctctacagggagccaggttctgctgtggtgcagtggttacacagcctttcctctacagggagccag gttctgctgtggtgcagtggttacacagcctttcctctacagggagccaggttctgctgtggttgcacagcctttcctctacagggagccaggttctgctgtggtgcagtggttacacagcctttcctctacagggggccaggttctgctgtggtgcagtggttacacagcctttcctctacagggagccaggttctgctgtggtgcagtggttgcacagcctttcctctacagggagccaggttttcctgtgtctacccttctcaatggcaaggctgtgctcccTGA
- the LOC127912941 gene encoding uncharacterized protein LOC127912941 isoform X2, whose translation MQWLYSLSSTGSQVLLWCSGYTAFPLQGDRFCCGAVVKQPFLYRETGSAVVQWLHSLSSTGSQVLLWCSGCTAFPLQGDRFCCDAVVTQPFLYREPGSAVMQWLYSLSSTGSQVLLWCSGYTAFPLQGDRFCCGAVVTQPFLYREPGSAVVQWLHSLSSTGSQVLLWCSGYTAFPLQGARFCCGAVVTQPFLYREPGSAVVQWLHSLSSTGSQVLLWLHSLSSTGSQVLLWCSGYTAFPLQGARFCCGAVVTQPFLYREPGSAVVAQPFLYREPGSAVVQWLHSLSSTGSQVLLWLHSLSSTGSQVLLWCSGYTAFPLQGARFCCGAVVTQPFLYREPGSAVVQWLHSLSSTGSQVFLCLPFSMARLCSLSLYFVKVILRF comes from the exons atGCAGTGGTtgtacagcctttcctctacagggagccaggttctgctgtggtgcagtggttacacagcctttcctctacagggagacaggttctgctgtggtgcagtggttaaacagcctttcctctacagggagacaggttctgctgtggtgcagtggttgcacagcctttcctctacagggagccaggttctgctgtggtgcagtggttgcacagcctttcctctacagggagacaggttctgctgtgatgcagtggttacacagcctttcctctacagggagccaggttctgctgtgatGCAGTGGTtgtacagcctttcctctacagggagccaggttctgctgtggtgcagtggttacacagcctttcctctacagggagacaggttctgctgtggtgcagtggttacacagcctttcctctacagggagccaggttctgctgtggtgcagtggttgcacagcctttcctctacagggagccaggttctgctgtggtgcagtggttacacagcctttcctctacagggagccaggttctgctgtggtgcagtggttacacagcctttcctctacagggagccaggttctgctgtggtgcagtggttacacagcctttcctctacagggagccaggttctgctgtggttgcacagcctttcctctacagggagccag gttctgctgtggtgcagtggttacacagcctttcctctacagggagccaggttctgctgtggtgcagtggttacacagcctttcctctacagggagccaggttctgctgtggttgcacagcctttcctctacagggagccaggttctgctgtggtgcagtggttacacagcctttcctctacagggagccaggttctgctgtggttgcacagcctttcctctacagggagccaggttctgctgtggtgcagtggttacacagcctttcctctacagggggccaggttctgctgtggtgcagtggttacacagcctttcctctacagggagccaggttctgctgtggtgcagtggttgcacagcctttcctctacagggagccaggttttcctgtgtctacccttctcaatggcaaggctgtgctcccTGAGCCTGTATTTTGTCAAGGTtattctaaggttttga
- the LOC127912941 gene encoding uncharacterized protein LOC127912941 isoform X5 — MQWLYSLSSTGSQVLLWCSGYTAFPLQGDRFCCGAVVKQPFLYRETGSAVVQWLHSLSSTGSQVLLWCSGCTAFPLQGDRFCCDAVVTQPFLYREPGSAVMQWLYSLSSTGSQVLLWCSGYTAFPLQGDRFCCGAVVTQPFLYREPGSAVVQWLHSLSSTGSQVLLWCSGYTAFPLQGARFCCGAVVTQPFLYREPGSAVVQWLHSLSSTGSQVLLWCSGYTAFPLQGARFCCGAVVTQPFLYREPGSAVVAQPFLYREPGSAVVQWLHSLSSTGSQVLLWLHSLSSTGSQVLLWCSGYTAFPLQGARFCCGAVVTQPFLYREPGSAVVQWLHSLSSTGSQVFLCLPFSMARLCSLSLYFVKVILRF, encoded by the exons atGCAGTGGTtgtacagcctttcctctacagggagccaggttctgctgtggtgcagtggttacacagcctttcctctacagggagacaggttctgctgtggtgcagtggttaaacagcctttcctctacagggagacaggttctgctgtggtgcagtggttgcacagcctttcctctacagggagccaggttctgctgtggtgcagtggttgcacagcctttcctctacagggagacaggttctgctgtgatgcagtggttacacagcctttcctctacagggagccaggttctgctgtgatGCAGTGGTtgtacagcctttcctctacagggagccaggttctgctgtggtgcagtggttacacagcctttcctctacagggagacaggttctgctgtggtgcagtggttacacagcctttcctctacagggagccaggttctgctgtggtgcagtggttgcacagcctttcctctacagggagccaggttctgctgtggtgcagtggttacacagcctttcctctacagggagccaggttctgctgtggtgcagtggttacacagcctttcctctacagggagccag gttctgctgtggtgcagtggttacacagcctttcctctacagggagccaggttctgctgtggtgcagtggttacacagcctttcctctacagggagccaggttctgctgtggtgcagtggttacacagcctttcctctacagggagccaggttctgctgtggttgcacagcctttcctctacagggagccaggttctgctgtggtgcagtggttacacagcctttcctctacagggagccaggttctgctgtggttgcacagcctttcctctacagggagccaggttctgctgtggtgcagtggttacacagcctttcctctacagggggccaggttctgctgtggtgcagtggttacacagcctttcctctacagggagccaggttctgctgtggtgcagtggttgcacagcctttcctctacagggagccaggttttcctgtgtctacccttctcaatggcaaggctgtgctcccTGAGCCTGTATTTTGTCAAGGTtattctaaggttttga